Proteins co-encoded in one Euleptes europaea isolate rEulEur1 chromosome 1, rEulEur1.hap1, whole genome shotgun sequence genomic window:
- the SAMD1 gene encoding sterile alpha motif domain-containing protein 1 — MAGPPPPPPGQEAPRYQEWILDTIDSLRSRKARPDLERICRMVRRRHGPEPERTRAELEKLIQQRAVLRVSYKGSISYRNAARVQPPRRGGAPAASPAAPPRPARTSPPSAPAAAAATATPRSSQRAAPRSEPAAPPPPPPPPPRRTGRERPPPPPPPQAQEEPSPVSLREIVRYFGGDGAAPAGGRVTRGRAQGLLQEERLERTRLGGGGGGGGGGGNVALPRAERGAQARAPNARPYRNKKAGEEAKGEEEEEEEEEEEDEVSTMSEGSEVAQDYEASNYSRSGIGQVNGDCKDSKHGGKEIPPSSALPRDLHSLEEHCLNKGSEHPHHEGNERCHTNKASWPGESACQHLGGSKKDGSTYQQPDRAVSPAVAGTEPSVPSSPGRPGIQADGRPFSCTLVKEKPSDPVEWTVSDVVDYFTEAGFAEQASAFQEQEIDGKSLLLMQRTDVLTGLSIRLGPALKIYEYHIKVLQQCHFDEDEGDSFMG, encoded by the exons ATGGCcgggcccccgccgccgcccccgggcCAGGAGGCGCCGCGCTACCAGGAGTGGATCCTGGACACCATCGACTCGCTGCGCTCGCGCAAGGCGCGCCCGGACCTGGAGCGCATCTGCCGCATGGTGCGCCGGCGGCACGGCCCGGAGCCGGAGCGCACCCGCGCCGAGCTGGAGAAGCTCATCCAGCAGCGCGCCGTGCTCCGCGTCAGCTACAAGGGGAGCATCTCGTACCGCAACGCCGCGCGGGTCCAGCCGCCCCGCCGAGGCGGAGCGCCCGCCGCCagccccgccgccccgccgcggCCGGCCCGCACTTCCCCGCCCAgcgctcccgccgccgccgccgccaccgcgaCGCCCCGGTCCTCCCAGCGCGCCGCGCCTCGCTCCGAGcccgccgcgccgccgccgccgccccctccgccGCCGCGCCGGACCGGACGGgagcggccgccgccgccgccgcccccccaagCCCAGGAGGAGCCCTCCCCCGTCAGCCTGCGAGAAATCGTGCGCTACTTCGGCGGCGACGGCGCCgcgccggcgggcgggcgggtgaCTCGGGGCCGAGCGCAGGGGCTGCTCCAAGAGGAGAGGCTGGAGAGGACCCGCTTGGgtggcggaggaggaggcggcggcggcggcggcaacgTCGCCTTGCCCAGGGCGGAAAGAGGCGCGCAGGCCCGGGCCCCCAACGCCAGGCCCTACAGGAACAAG AAGGCAGGCGAGGAGGCCAAaggtgaagaggaggaagaagaagaggaagaagaagaggatgaagTCTCTACCATGTCCGAAGGTTCAGAGGTGGCCCAAGATTATGAGGCCAGCAATTACAGCCGGTCGGGGATAGGCCAGGTGAACGGGGACTGTAAGGACAGCAAGCACGGTGGGAAAGAGATCCCGCCCAGCAGTGCCCTCCCCAGAGACCTGCACTCCCTTGAGGAGCACTGCTTGAACAAAGGCTCCGAGCATCCCCACCACGAAGGGAACGAGCGGTGTCACACCAACAAGGCCTCTTGGCCTGGAGAAAGTGCCTGTCAGCATTTGGGGGGCAGCAAGAAAGATGGCAGCACCTATCAGCAGCCTGACAGAGCAG tGTCGCCAGCTGTTGCAGGTACTGAGCCTTCTGTGCCCTCCTCTCCTGGGAGACCTGGCATCCAGGCAGATGGGAGACCATTCAGCTGCAC cTTGGTGAAGGAGAAACCTTCCGACCCAGTGGAATGGACCGTCAGTGATGTTGTGGATTATTTCACAGAAGCTGGGTTTGCTGAGCAAGCATCTGCCTTCCAAGAGCAG GAGATCGATGGGAAGTCTCTGCTGCTGATGCAGCGCACTGACGTGTTGACAGGCTTGTCTATCCGTCTGGGACCCGCGCTGAAGATCTACGAGTACCACATCAAAGTGCTGCAGCAGTGTCACTTTGACGAGGACGAGGGCGACTCCTTCATGGGCTGA